DNA sequence from the Geobacter sp. AOG2 genome:
GAGACAAAAATAATCTTATTGACGATGTTCAAGGTGGGCATATAATGGGAAATACTGAGGAAATAAATGATACTCCCGCATTGTATACGCTGCTCGGAAAAGGTGATGGAAGGAGGGGTTCCGGCAACGAAAGCCGCTGATTCCCGTTTTCCGGCGCATCGTCAGGATGGTTGCCCGGCGGGAGGCTAACCCGGCCGGGCGGCCGAGGGAACGGCGTTCGCGGGTGAAAGGTGTGTGATAACCATGTTGTCCAGTATCTCTACAGGTGAATTGAAATCTTTGCTGGACTCGGGCGGCCCGGTCTGTCTGATCGACGTGCTTCCCCCCGAATACTATGGGGACGGGCATATCCCGGGCGCGGGCAATGCCTGTGTTTATGAGGTGGCGTTTCTGGAAAACCTGACAGGCCTCGCCAGCGGCCGGGATCTGCCCCTGGTGGTATATGGCGCCAGCGCCCGCTCGCATGAGGCCGCGGTTGCGGCGGAAAAGCTGAGGCGCGCGGGATATCGCGACGTACGCGAACTGGCCGGGGGGCTGGCGGCCTGGCGGGCCGCCGGTTATGGACTTGAAAGCGGCGAAGGCCCGGCCGTCGTGGAAATGGCCCTCAAGGACGGGCTGTATGCCGTCGACACCTCCGCCAGCCGGCTGGAGTGGACGGGGCGCAACCTGAACGGCAGGCACAACGGCACCATCGCCGTATCGGGCGGTGAGGTGGAAGTGAAAAAGGGGGTGCCGGCAGGCGGAAGCATTACCCTGGACATGCGGTCCATCGCAAATCTGGATCTGAAGGATGAAGGGTACAACAGCATGCTGGTGAGTCACCTGAAATCCGACGACTTCTTCGATGTGGGCAACTACCCGTCGGCGGTGTATGCCATCGCCGGATCGGAACTCCTCCCGGAGGCGTCCAGCTCTTCTCTTGTCTACCAGGTGACGGGCAGTCTCGAACTGAAAGGCGTGCGCAGGGATCTGCCGCTCACGGCCGAGGTGGTGCTCCAGCCGGACGATCAGCTCAAGGCCAGGGTGTTGTGCGATCTCGACCGCACGCACTGGGGGGTCCTTTACGGCTCGGGGCGGTTTTTCGAAAAACTGGGCATGCACCTGGTGAACGAGATCGTAACCGTCGAACTCTTCCTGACAGCCAAGCTGCGTTAGAGTCGAATCTTCCGCAGCAGCCCATAATGCCAACGGCCTTTCCCGCACACGGAAGGGCCGTTTTTTTTTATTTAGACAGGCAGGCCGACATCTGCCACAGAGACACAGAGACACTGAGAAAACCAGGGGTAAGGCAAGAAAAAAATCATTCTCAATGACGGCATTACCGAAAAATTGTTTCTGCTTTTCTCTGTGTCTCCGTGTCTCTGTGGCAGGTTTTGATTTTCTTTGTGTCTCTGCGTCTCTCTGCAGACTTGTCGGTTTTAGGCCCATCCGCTACATCATATCGACCGGATCGATATCCACGGATTCGCGGATAGGTGAAGTCGCTGTGCGGTTCTGCCGCCAGGCGGCGATCAGGCGGCGCAGGTCGTTGCGGGTCGTGGCCTTGAGCAGGATCTGGCGGCGGAAGCGGCCCCGCAGGCGGTACAGGGGGGCCGGCGCCGGCCCCAGGATCTCCACGCGCAGACCCTTTTCCCGTTTCAGTTGCGAGAGCATCCGGGTCACGGCCTCGGCATGCTCTTCCACCGGCTTCTCCGCCGTACCGGAAAAGCCGAGACACGCCAGGAAGGTGAAGGGGGGATAGCCGACCTCGCGGCGGAACTCCAATTCCTGACGGTAGAAAGCGTCGCCGTCGTGCCGTACGGCATGTTGGATGGCGTAGTGGTCGCTGCTCTGCGCCTGGACGACCACCCTGCCGGGGGTATCGCCCCGGCCTGCCCGGCCGATGACCTGGGACAGGAGTTGAAAGGTGCGTTCGGCCGCGCGGAAGTCGGGCATGGCCAGGCTGGCTTCGGCGTTGACGACCCCCACCAGGGTCACGCCGGGGAAGTCGTGTCCCTTGGCGATCATCTGGGTCCCCACCAGGATGTCGGCGCTGCCGTCGGACATGCGGGCCAGCAGGCGCCCGTGGCTTCCCTTGCCGCCGGTGGTGTCGCTGTCCATGCGCAGGATGCGCGCCTGGGGCAGGAGTTCGCGCAGGTCATGCTCCAGCCGTTCGGTGCCCGCCCCCAGCTCCTTCAACTCCTGGCAGCCGCAGGCCGGACAGATGCCGGGGGCGGGGATGGCGTAATCGCAGTAGTGGCAGACACTCTGGCCCCGCTGGCGATGGTAGGTGAGGGACACGGAGCAGTTGGGGCACGCCAGGGGCGCGCCGCACTCCGCGCAGACCAGGTAGGTGGCGAAGCCGCGCCGGTTGAGAAAGATGATCGCCTGCTCTCCGGCGGCCAGGGTCGCCTCCAGGGCCGGGGCCAGAAGTGGGCTGATGGCCGTGGCAACCCCCTTCATGGGGGCCAGTTCAACGGTGGGCATGGGGCGCTGTTCGACCCGCTCCGGCAGGGTAAGGAGGCCCAGCTTGCCGTGCTCCGCGGCATAGAGGCTGGTGATCAGCGGCGTGGCCGATCCGAGCAGGACCACGG
Encoded proteins:
- the priA gene encoding primosomal protein N' — translated: MSARPPHIIEVAIPLHLDRTFHYRVPPGLEGQILAGRRAFVPFGRRRLTGYILGDATEPPSHELKDILEVLDPDPLWTDNELEFFRWVAAYYLHPLGEVLKTALPAGINIQDRKGGSRSGDVSGGRAVKTEVVYRAATPAESAHHLGNKAAAILEVIGEAGDIPAAELRRRFGTCSPQLKRLAELGLVTGETREVYRNPFGDDTVERDTPRLLSPHQQTALDTLCTALDRHAFAPFLLHGVTGSGKTEVYLQAIARVLEQGKNALVLVPEIALTPQLVQRFRARFGHGIAILHSGLSDGERYDEWRRIRRGQARIVIGARSAIFAPLAGIGIIIVDEEHESSFKQADGLRYNARDLALVRGRMEHAVVLLGSATPLITSLYAAEHGKLGLLTLPERVEQRPMPTVELAPMKGVATAISPLLAPALEATLAAGEQAIIFLNRRGFATYLVCAECGAPLACPNCSVSLTYHRQRGQSVCHYCDYAIPAPGICPACGCQELKELGAGTERLEHDLRELLPQARILRMDSDTTGGKGSHGRLLARMSDGSADILVGTQMIAKGHDFPGVTLVGVVNAEASLAMPDFRAAERTFQLLSQVIGRAGRGDTPGRVVVQAQSSDHYAIQHAVRHDGDAFYRQELEFRREVGYPPFTFLACLGFSGTAEKPVEEHAEAVTRMLSQLKREKGLRVEILGPAPAPLYRLRGRFRRQILLKATTRNDLRRLIAAWRQNRTATSPIRESVDIDPVDMM
- a CDS encoding YceI family protein — encoded protein: MLSSISTGELKSLLDSGGPVCLIDVLPPEYYGDGHIPGAGNACVYEVAFLENLTGLASGRDLPLVVYGASARSHEAAVAAEKLRRAGYRDVRELAGGLAAWRAAGYGLESGEGPAVVEMALKDGLYAVDTSASRLEWTGRNLNGRHNGTIAVSGGEVEVKKGVPAGGSITLDMRSIANLDLKDEGYNSMLVSHLKSDDFFDVGNYPSAVYAIAGSELLPEASSSSLVYQVTGSLELKGVRRDLPLTAEVVLQPDDQLKARVLCDLDRTHWGVLYGSGRFFEKLGMHLVNEIVTVELFLTAKLR